A single region of the Parasphingorhabdus litoris DSM 22379 genome encodes:
- a CDS encoding autotransporter domain-containing protein translates to MRNICLAGLIWAVSTPVFAAEQTQDNRWEIGISGGTTMIGDSDDQSYIAGSVTREIGDAYIGIAASFTDPTATQGFLRTVPARTQQITLFGGIRLNAVSFGGRVSLGRRKFDTESLGSEDTPVLVDSSGQIFGAGLTLTYDIPVGEYGFFSPSVSVDYDSVDIGRLATAPNGRLLTVEEREDGFSGSLAFSYVHLFGESAAHSAGPYIAIVASSNSTVFSPGTGGERVAQLAAIRNAPGEGDVWMEVGGSASFGLSENLRLNLSATQTLGFVGPEAISLNAGLSLRF, encoded by the coding sequence ATGAGAAATATCTGTCTGGCCGGGCTGATATGGGCGGTTTCCACGCCTGTTTTTGCCGCGGAGCAAACACAGGATAATCGATGGGAAATTGGGATATCCGGCGGCACAACTATGATCGGCGATAGTGACGATCAGTCGTATATTGCAGGATCTGTAACGCGCGAAATTGGCGATGCCTATATTGGTATCGCGGCAAGTTTTACCGATCCGACCGCGACTCAAGGGTTTTTGCGGACAGTCCCGGCACGAACACAACAGATAACCCTGTTTGGCGGCATTCGCTTGAATGCGGTCAGTTTTGGCGGGCGCGTTTCATTGGGGCGCCGCAAATTTGATACCGAAAGTCTCGGCAGTGAAGATACGCCCGTTCTGGTGGACAGCAGCGGCCAGATTTTCGGCGCAGGACTAACACTGACCTATGATATTCCGGTGGGCGAATATGGCTTTTTCTCACCTTCGGTGTCGGTAGATTATGACAGTGTCGATATTGGCCGGCTGGCAACCGCACCCAATGGCAGGCTGTTGACCGTCGAAGAACGCGAGGACGGTTTCAGTGGATCTCTAGCTTTTAGCTACGTTCATCTGTTCGGAGAATCTGCGGCCCATAGCGCTGGACCCTATATTGCCATCGTGGCGAGCAGCAACAGCACCGTGTTTTCTCCCGGAACCGGAGGCGAAAGGGTCGCGCAGCTTGCGGCGATCCGTAATGCTCCTGGCGAAGGAGACGTCTGGATGGAAGTCGGTGGATCGGCCTCTTTCGGGCTTTCAGAAAATCTGCGGCTAAACCTTTCTGCAACCCAGACATTGGGGTTTGTCGGGCCGGAAGCGATATCACTCAATGCCGGGTTGAGTTTGCGTTTCTAA
- a CDS encoding sigma-70 family RNA polymerase sigma factor, translating to METAKAIDGQDDDALMRSIRARDSEALRNVADLYAEIPFRIGCRMLADPVEAEDIAQETLLRLWNHADRWVEGGPGIAAWLSRVGTNLCIDRLRKARRQSSDEAPDRADETPLADAAIESDEVKQAVIECIGDLPERQRASIILTYYEQLSNQLAADSLDMNIKAFESLLYRARGILKDCVEGKGVVKDDAGRMCL from the coding sequence TTGGAGACGGCAAAGGCGATAGACGGTCAGGATGACGATGCGCTTATGCGCAGCATCCGCGCGCGCGATTCTGAAGCGTTGCGCAATGTCGCTGATCTTTATGCCGAAATTCCGTTTCGCATAGGTTGCCGCATGCTCGCTGATCCAGTGGAGGCAGAAGATATCGCGCAAGAAACGCTGCTTCGTCTGTGGAACCATGCGGATCGCTGGGTGGAAGGTGGTCCGGGCATTGCCGCCTGGCTCAGCCGTGTTGGGACCAACTTGTGCATAGACAGGCTGCGCAAGGCACGCCGCCAAAGCAGTGATGAGGCCCCTGATCGCGCCGACGAAACGCCACTTGCGGACGCGGCAATAGAAAGTGATGAAGTGAAACAAGCGGTAATCGAATGTATAGGCGACCTTCCCGAACGGCAGCGGGCGTCGATCATTCTCACCTATTATGAACAGCTTTCCAATCAGTTGGCCGCCGACAGTCTGGATATGAACATTAAGGCGTTCGAGTCACTGCTCTACCGTGCGCGCGGCATATTGAAAGACTGTGTCGAAGGCAAAGGCGTGGTCAAAGATGATGCGGGAAGGATGTGTCTATGA
- a CDS encoding glycoside hydrolase family 2 protein gives MKLSRRHLLGSVALFGTAIPFQLAAQPSSSVEKDIISNNSGALHVLEGRERLSLDGAWHYILDPFDVAGRKPKARRNFWENTIETPATGLIEYEWNSSPRMMLPAAWNDAEERLDYYEGPVYFRRLFTAPIEAEKRHFLHFEAVNYAATVWLDGNLVGRHEGGFTPFSIEVTDCIRSGTAHSLVVRADSRHGPKTLPGLDFDWKNCGGITRSVSLLSVPRNFIRSSFISLRNSQIEAAIEVDGDAGTSVKLNCPALGLTLSGSAGEDGKITLSAPAPDNLKLWSPDDPHLYNFTITCGNETAIEQIGFRVVEVRGREVLLNGKSIFLRGIAMHEEAFGAKGERAVSEAEARALLAEAKALGCNFVRLAHYPHAAHTARLADEMGLMLWAEIPVYWEEIDYSDKGTLALARGMMAELVRRDSNRASVVMWSVANETPQTPVRTRFLRTVIADVRRFDPTRLVTAALNKNVDVGGVRDGESIITVQDELAADLDVVAINQYEGWYGKRDPREIKQVSFRNGYDKPLMFSEFGAGAPYGNHGPREERWTEEYQAWLYEETLKIIAETPDCVGLSPWLLKDFRSPRRWHGRFQELWNRKGLTSPEGRRKKAWFVLRDYYRNIAVPKG, from the coding sequence ATGAAGCTATCACGTCGGCATTTGCTGGGAAGCGTGGCTCTGTTCGGTACAGCGATCCCGTTCCAACTGGCGGCGCAACCTTCCAGCTCTGTTGAGAAGGATATCATAAGTAATAATAGCGGCGCGCTACATGTACTGGAGGGTCGGGAACGTTTGTCGCTTGATGGCGCGTGGCATTATATTCTCGATCCGTTCGATGTGGCTGGCCGCAAGCCCAAGGCCCGCCGCAATTTTTGGGAAAACACGATTGAAACGCCGGCAACCGGACTGATCGAATATGAATGGAACAGTAGCCCGCGCATGATGCTGCCCGCCGCGTGGAACGATGCGGAAGAACGGCTAGATTATTATGAGGGACCGGTTTATTTCCGCCGTCTGTTCACCGCGCCGATCGAAGCAGAGAAACGCCATTTCTTACATTTCGAAGCGGTAAATTACGCTGCCACAGTCTGGCTTGATGGGAATCTTGTCGGTCGGCATGAGGGCGGTTTCACCCCCTTTTCGATCGAAGTAACCGACTGCATCCGTTCCGGTACTGCCCACAGCCTGGTGGTTCGCGCTGACAGCCGGCACGGCCCGAAGACATTGCCAGGCCTCGATTTCGATTGGAAAAACTGCGGCGGTATTACGCGTTCTGTGTCATTGCTGTCGGTGCCGCGTAACTTTATCCGGTCCAGCTTCATTTCCTTGCGTAATAGCCAGATAGAAGCTGCGATAGAAGTCGATGGAGATGCTGGCACATCAGTTAAACTCAACTGCCCCGCCTTGGGTTTGACACTTTCCGGCTCGGCAGGAGAAGATGGCAAGATTACCCTGTCTGCCCCCGCACCGGACAATCTGAAACTATGGTCACCTGATGATCCCCATCTCTACAATTTCACCATCACCTGCGGCAACGAAACAGCGATCGAACAAATTGGGTTCCGAGTGGTGGAAGTGAGAGGGCGTGAGGTCCTGCTCAACGGCAAATCGATATTCCTGCGCGGTATTGCGATGCATGAAGAAGCATTCGGCGCAAAGGGCGAGCGCGCGGTCAGCGAGGCGGAAGCACGTGCGCTTCTGGCCGAAGCAAAGGCGCTGGGTTGTAATTTCGTTAGGTTGGCCCATTATCCTCATGCAGCTCACACCGCGCGTCTCGCGGACGAGATGGGGCTGATGCTATGGGCTGAAATTCCCGTTTATTGGGAAGAAATCGACTATAGTGATAAAGGTACGCTGGCTTTGGCTCGCGGCATGATGGCAGAACTCGTCCGCCGCGACAGCAACCGGGCAAGTGTGGTCATGTGGTCGGTCGCAAATGAAACACCGCAAACACCCGTGCGCACGCGCTTCTTGCGAACAGTTATTGCCGACGTCCGGCGCTTCGACCCTACCCGACTGGTAACGGCAGCGCTCAACAAAAATGTCGATGTTGGCGGCGTTCGCGACGGCGAAAGTATCATAACCGTACAGGACGAGCTTGCTGCGGATCTCGATGTCGTCGCGATCAATCAATATGAAGGCTGGTATGGCAAACGAGATCCCCGCGAAATTAAGCAAGTATCTTTCCGCAATGGCTATGACAAACCATTGATGTTTTCCGAATTTGGTGCAGGCGCGCCCTATGGAAATCATGGACCACGTGAAGAACGGTGGACCGAGGAATATCAAGCGTGGCTGTACGAAGAGACCTTAAAAATCATTGCCGAGACACCGGACTGTGTTGGTCTTTCGCCTTGGCTGTTGAAGGATTTCCGTTCCCCTCGCCGATGGCATGGTCGTTTCCAGGAGTTGTGGAACCGCAAGGGCCTAACTTCACCTGAAGGTCGGCGCAAGAAGGCATGGTTTGTGCTGCGTGACTATTACCGCAATATCGCGGTACCCAAGGGCTAA
- a CDS encoding AGE family epimerase/isomerase — MKIYSWIVAAALIATPVFAKAQNQSHRDDQADISEREHSIRQAMAETAHYVSTVLIQPSGKGRTDYDLVSGKWSDYETHWHTGQAIWGLVESAALLNDPSLEAAAKRAGDWWISTEYQDLHPFAGLVDAAHGNRLGPLLNWTTIADGTPGLFALSRATGDPRYADSATRSGKWLWRNTRVPDSVKGGEGLFYNIFDPSRGVVVTDWNPHKQGAVYDQRVDYGSPPIEELARPNIEGFLFADMCRHTGDRLWCDRFLEQAEFALARQHANGLWMEFEPNDPKTGNVHPRFNIWNAEALLEAYALTSDNRFLDGAERTATFYRDIATKDGTIHYRLNTDGTAQRGSITGSAVAFNGILMLRLRDYGKTGFDKAINRTAKWLAANRFSPDHADPNIAGAVINTRYKTGGGKAQLIQRDVGSTFALRFMALYLRDLRGENVNAHLTGSKSP; from the coding sequence GTGAAGATATACTCTTGGATAGTTGCCGCAGCTCTGATTGCCACGCCGGTTTTTGCTAAAGCGCAAAACCAATCACATCGGGATGATCAGGCTGATATATCGGAACGCGAGCATAGCATCCGGCAAGCCATGGCGGAAACGGCTCATTATGTTTCGACAGTCCTGATTCAACCGTCGGGCAAGGGACGAACAGATTATGACCTCGTCAGTGGCAAATGGTCTGATTATGAAACGCACTGGCATACCGGACAAGCCATCTGGGGATTGGTTGAAAGCGCTGCGTTGCTGAATGATCCTTCGCTAGAAGCTGCAGCCAAACGGGCCGGCGACTGGTGGATATCAACTGAATATCAGGATCTGCACCCTTTTGCAGGACTCGTCGATGCCGCTCATGGCAACCGGTTGGGACCACTACTCAACTGGACGACCATTGCCGATGGTACGCCAGGGCTTTTCGCTTTGTCGCGTGCAACTGGCGACCCGCGCTATGCCGACAGCGCAACCCGGTCCGGCAAATGGCTGTGGCGCAATACGCGCGTACCGGATAGCGTCAAAGGCGGCGAAGGGCTATTCTATAACATATTTGATCCGTCGCGCGGGGTTGTTGTCACCGACTGGAATCCGCACAAGCAAGGCGCGGTGTATGATCAAAGAGTCGATTACGGCTCTCCCCCGATCGAGGAATTGGCGCGGCCCAATATAGAAGGGTTTCTGTTTGCCGATATGTGCCGCCATACAGGGGACCGCCTATGGTGCGATCGGTTCCTCGAACAAGCCGAGTTCGCGCTCGCTCGCCAGCACGCCAATGGCTTGTGGATGGAATTCGAGCCAAATGATCCCAAGACTGGCAACGTCCATCCACGCTTTAACATCTGGAATGCCGAAGCGCTGCTTGAAGCTTATGCACTGACCAGTGACAATCGGTTTCTGGATGGAGCAGAGCGTACTGCAACTTTTTACCGCGATATTGCCACCAAAGATGGCACGATCCATTATCGGTTAAATACTGATGGAACGGCTCAGCGCGGTTCAATCACCGGGTCGGCGGTGGCGTTTAACGGTATCTTGATGTTGCGCTTGCGTGACTATGGCAAAACCGGTTTCGACAAGGCGATAAACCGGACCGCCAAATGGTTGGCAGCCAACCGCTTTTCGCCAGACCATGCCGATCCTAACATCGCAGGCGCTGTTATAAATACACGTTACAAAACCGGCGGCGGTAAGGCTCAATTGATCCAGCGTGACGTAGGCAGCACTTTCGCTCTCCGGTTCATGGCGCTCTATTTGCGTGATCTGCGTGGTGAAAATGTAAATGCTCATTTGACCGGAAGCAAATCACCATGA